One genomic window of Psychrobacillus sp. INOP01 includes the following:
- a CDS encoding HNH endonuclease, which produces MKSFIVMQGETYQEERELGIIRSPQKDSGGQVPHSWLRMKEVNEGDRIFHYVKGNIVAISVAKTGCQVISKTLSMESHKYSSDNGYSVELEYHELEEPLNVHLNFNEILTLLPIKYSPFQQDGNGNSGYLYPCNEQLVIKLLELISDLNIYRVDVEQLELAIGTVRRTERNTIIPMIAEMESEVKLKIRKGQKKFREDLLPLWENKCALCDIVLPDLLQASHSKPWKDSTHNERIDPYNGILLCCNHDALYNKGYIAFDGQGRLHISASIPEDDYLIYNIYQKKKIARYEENKPYFKWHKKNIFH; this is translated from the coding sequence ATGAAAAGCTTCATTGTTATGCAAGGAGAAACATATCAGGAAGAAAGAGAATTAGGTATTATTAGGTCTCCACAAAAAGACAGTGGAGGACAAGTACCCCATTCATGGCTAAGAATGAAGGAAGTAAATGAAGGAGACCGTATCTTTCATTATGTCAAAGGAAATATTGTTGCGATTAGTGTTGCTAAAACTGGATGTCAGGTAATATCTAAGACTTTAAGTATGGAAAGTCATAAGTACTCGTCTGATAATGGATATTCAGTAGAGCTAGAATATCATGAATTAGAAGAGCCTTTAAATGTCCATTTAAACTTCAATGAGATTTTAACACTGCTTCCAATAAAGTATTCACCATTTCAACAGGATGGAAATGGAAATTCAGGTTATTTATATCCTTGTAATGAACAACTTGTCATAAAATTATTAGAACTTATAAGTGATCTGAACATCTACCGAGTAGATGTGGAGCAGCTTGAATTAGCAATTGGTACAGTACGCCGTACGGAGCGTAACACCATTATTCCAATGATTGCTGAAATGGAATCTGAAGTAAAATTAAAGATACGTAAAGGCCAAAAAAAGTTTAGGGAAGACTTATTGCCATTGTGGGAAAATAAATGTGCTTTGTGCGATATTGTATTACCAGATTTACTTCAAGCAAGTCACTCTAAACCTTGGAAAGATAGTACGCATAATGAAAGGATAGATCCTTATAACGGTATACTCCTTTGCTGTAATCATGATGCTTTATATAATAAAGGTTATATTGCATTTGATGGACAAGGAAGATTACATATTTCTGCTTCTATTCCAGAGGATGATTATTTAATTTACAATATCTATCAAAAAAAGAAGATTGCTCGATATGAAGAGAATAAACCGTATTTCAAGTGGCATAAAAAGAATATATTTCATTAG